Below is a window of Mycobacterium dioxanotrophicus DNA.
CTGGGCCCGGCGTGGCTGTACAACCTGAACTCGTCGTTCCGCAATGGCATCTCGCGCAGCGGCTACGCCGACGGCGGTGTGGTCGGCGGAATGCCGGGACTGCCCGAGGACACCACTGTGCTGGGGCTGCTGACTCAGATACGGGATCTGTTGGCCGGCAAGGGCGGCACGGCCAGCAATCCGTTGGCGGCGACGGCTGCGAACACCAGCAACATGAGCACCGCGGTCGACAAGGCCGGGGCCACCGGCCAGCAGCTCGGCCCGTTCGGTACTCCGATCAAGCCGCGTCACCGCGGCTACGAGGCTGCTGCGGCGGCGATTCAGGCGCTTGGCGGCGACCCGGAAAAGTGGCTGGGCGCCGATCCGGCGACGCTGACCGTGGCGCAGGGCGGCATCCTGCCGAATCCCATCATGACCGCTGCTGGCCTGCCGGGTGGTGGCGCGGACTTCGCGAAGTATGCGGCGGTGCTGTCAGCATTCGCACGATCGGGCAACCTCGGCTCCGACCTGACCAGCTTGGGTCTCGACGCGAACGATCCTGTCGTCAAGGCGATCACGACGGCGCGGAACAAGAAAAAGGGCGCGCTCGGCGGCGACGCGATCGCCGACCTCGTCACGCAGGTGGTCGGCGGCGGCGGATACACCGGCACACTCGACAGTTCGAACAGCAGCCTAATCAGCTCCCTTCAGACGTTCCGCGACAAGCTGGCCAAGGGACCCGGCCGATCCACCAGCGCGCGGGGCGGCTACGCGAACGTGGCGGGCCCGACGGGTGTACCCATGTCCGGGCTGCCCATGGACGCGGTCAGCGCCTTTGCTCAGCAGACGAGCGGCGGCCAGTACAGCTGGGGAGCTTCCGATCTCGCCAAGGGCCTGTCCGATTGCTCCGGTGCGGTGTCCGATCTGGTGGAGCTGATCACGAAGGGCCAGGCTGGGCCAGAGCGATTGTTCTCCACGGCTGACGCCGCCAGCGTGCTCAAGTCCCTCGGTGCGACGCCCGGCCTGATCCCGGGCACTCTGCAGATCGGTTTCAACTCGGGGCACATGGCGGCGACCCTGCCCAACGGTGTGAACTTCGAGTCCGGCGGCGGTACTGGCCAGGGCGCAACGTACGGCGGCAACGCAGTCGGGGCGGGCGACAAGCAGTTCACCGAACACTGGTCACTGCCGGTGAATGGCGCTGTGCCCATGGGTCTGTCAACTGCTGGACTGGGTGGCGCGGGCGGTGTGGTGCCCGTGTACGTCACCAACTTCGACGGCAAGATGACCGGCCTGGGCGGGTCGATCCTCGACGCGCTCGGCCAGGGCGGCGGCCAAGCAGCAGCCAACGTGACCGGCGATGCGATGAGCGCCGTCGCCGGCCTTGGCCAGGAACCGTGGAACACGAAAAACGCCACCTACGCCGAGCTGAACAAGCTCGTGCGGGAACGTAACCCGCTCGCACTGGCCAAGGCGCTCGGCCTCAACGTGGAGGACTTCACCCGCCAGGGCGGCGACGGCGGCGACGTCATGAAGAACGACGGACCGGCGTTCGACTCCACCGGGCGGGTGTTCTCCGATACGTCGTCACTGCTGGACCGCACGTTCAGCAATCTCAACGCTCAGCTGGTAGCCATGCGTGAGCAATTGGTTGGCGTGATCGAGCAGACCAACAAGAAACTCAACGACGAGGCACTGGAGCCGATCGTCAAGACCGGTGTGCAGAACGCTCTCGAGGGCCTGAAAGACAGTGTGAGCGCGGCGATCGGCACCGCGATGGGCCAGGCCGCGGCCCCGCCTATCGCCGACGCTGTCAGGTCGGCCATCCCGAGCAACTCCACCGGCACGAGCCTGGCCGCCGACGCCGTCAACGGTGTGCAAGCCGCAGCCGGCAAGGCCACGGGCGGCCCGATCTGGGGCGGTGTGCCAGGCAAGGACTCGGTACCCATCATGGCCATGCCCGGCGAGCACATGCTCACCGTCGACGACGTGAACGCGATGGGCGGCCACGCAGGCGTCTACGCGTTCCGCCGCGCGTTGCACAATGCCCCCGGGTTCGCCACCGGTGGCGGTGTCATCGTGAACGACACCGTGGGCGCAGAGTTCTTTGGGGTGTCCCAGGTCCCGATCCTCGGCGCGATCGTAAACCTGCTCGTGCGGGTGCTGCTGCAGGTGCTCGGTGTGCAGATCGAGGCCCGCGACACCCTCAACGAGATGACCGACGAATTCCGCAAGTTCCGTGGGGATTTCCAGGCGTTCGACGCGTCGGGCCGCCTGCTCAACGACACGAGCGCGTTGATGGACCGGTCGCAGTCGAGCGAGGAAATCGCTGCGCAGGAACGCATCCGGATCCTCAAGATCGTCATCCAGGCGCTGATCAAGTACATCATCGAAAAGGTCATCGTCCCGCTGAGCAAGGCGGTCGCCAACGCGGCCATCAATGCTGGCGCATCGGCCGCCGGCGCCGCGGTCAACAGTCAGGCCCCGGGCGCGGGCAGTGTGGTGTCGTCGCTGATTTCGTCGGCAGGTTCGGCTGGTGTGGATATCGCCGCTGAGGTGGGAACCGATCTGGCGTTGGCGATCAGCGAGCAGCTGATCAACATCACGGCCGAGAGTCTGCAGTCATCGTTCCCCGGCGTGATGACCGGCATTTTCGGTGGCGCCATGATGGAGAACCTCATCGCGGCGCCGATCACCGCGGCGCTGGCGATGCCGTTGGCGATGATCGGCGCACTCACCGGCGGACTGTCGGGACTGTTCGCACCGTTGGCCGCGATCGTCGGTGGCGCGTCGTTCGACAACGGGGGTGTCGCCAACGGTGTGGGCATGATGCCGAAGGCGACGATCCGACCTGAGCGGGTGCTCAACCCTGAACAGACTGCCCTGTTCGCGCGGATGGTCTCCGCGCTCGAACGCAACGGCGGTGGTGGTCAGTCCGGCCAGACGTTGGTGCAGGCCCAGATTCACGTTGACGGCGGACCCGAAGCCGGCCGCCGCGTCCGCGACTCGCTACTGGAGTTGATGAGCTGATGGCCTACAGAGGATGGATCGGACTCAACGGCGTCGAGATCGCCAACACCTCACGGCTGATCGCCCACCTGGGCGCCGAGACACCGACCAGCGACGTCGGGATCTTCATCACCGACTCGGGGGCCACGTATCCCGGCGGGGACGTGTACCCCGGCGATGACCTGAACCCCGGCGGCGGGCCGTGCGCGTTGGTCGAGTCCGTCGACTACCCGGGCATGTTCGAGATCCCCGACAGCTCTGTCGAGGTGTCACCCGGGCTGCTGACGCCACCCAACGGTGCTCGCCGCTACGGGCCCGGCCTGTTCGAGGTCGACGGCACCTGCTGGGGGCCCGCCGCGATCTGTTCGTCGTGCTCCACCGCGGTGGTCTACGACGACACCTGGCCCGGTCTGCGGGAGTTCCTGGGCGACACGGAGTATCGGCCCGAGTTGGCGCCGTGGTACACCACCCAACTGCCGGAGTCGGGCGAGTTCGGCGGTGTGTGGCTGACACGCCTCGACGGCCTGGGCCCGACACCGGTGGAGCGGTCCATCACCCCGATGGCAGGGCCGGGCTCGGCGGCCGGGCCGAGCCGCGACACAGCCCGCACGCTGACGTTCGAGGCGCTGCTGATCGCCTGCACCCACGCCGGCGTGGAGTACGGGCTGCAGTGGCTGTCGTGCCTACTGCGCGACACCACGGACAACACCACCAGCACGCTGCGGTACCTGGCGGCGTCGCCATCGCACTCCGCGGTGGACCCGGCCGGCCTGGTGCGTGAGGTGCACGGCGTCGTCCTGACGAAAGCCCCCACGATCGTCGAGGAGGTCAACACAGAGCCCCGCCAGCACCAACAGGCCACCCTCTACCGGATCTCCTGGGAGATGACCGTTCTGAGCCCCTACGCCTACCTTCCCGGCGTTTCGGTATCGGTGGATTGGGACGAGATCACCCGCCAGTCGATCAACTGGATTCACGCCGCCGACTGCGAGAAGCCGGAGACGTGCGTCGACATGCCCGTCATGTTCTCCACCGAATGCGCACCGGAAGAGATCGCCGCGATCACGACGCCGCCGCCGGTGTGCGGCGGCTGCCTGCCCGTCGGGGAGATCGACAAGTACAGCTTCCGGGTGCCGACGATGGATTACGCGTTCCGCTGCCGAGAGACCGTGGTGACGACGATCATCCGCAACACCGGCGAGACATCCCTGACGCTGCAGGCGTTCTGGCGTGAATGCGGCTCGGACATCCGCTGCGAGGACAACCGGTTCCCCCTGCAGATCTCTGGTCTGCCGGCCGGGGCGGAACTGGTGCTCGACGGCATCACGGGCCGGTATTGGGCGCACTACGACGAACGGACCCGCGCGGTGATCGGCGTGGTCGGAACGCCGAACGGTGCGCCGTGGCGGCCACCGGTGATCGACCGGGAAGGCTGCTGGGACTTCATCATCCAGGCCGCCAGCACCGCTGAATTCGAGGTCGACATGGTGCTGACCGACCGGGAGGCATAGAGCCGTGATCGTCTCGGATGAGCAGATCGTGTCGGTCCGCACCGCCAGCGGCAAGCAGCTCTACCAGTTCCTGTCGAGTGGCTATTCACAGTTGAAGTGGACCCGGGAGCTGCGGGAAGTGTCGATCTGCAACCTGGGTGTTCCACCGAAGGCCGGTTACGTGCGGATCCCGGACATCACGCCGTGGATGCACTGGGTGGACGTGTGGGACGGTCAGGGCCGCGAACTCTATTGGTCCGGCCCGATCCAGTCCGCCGAGCAGGGTCGCGACTGGCTGGCGCTGTCGGCGCGCGACGCGAGCTCGCTGATGGGCCGCACACGGTGCCCGCTGACGAAACGGTGGGACGCCGCCGACCCGGCCGAGGTCGCGCGGGAACTGTGGGACGCGGCGATCGACCACCACGGCCTGAACATCAAACCGATCTCGCGGCCCGACCCGCGTGGTGACCGGTTCGAATTCTCCTGCACCGCAGACACCGCGATGACCGACAACGTCATCAAGGACCTGACCGACCGCGGCCTGTACTGGTCGGTGGTGGCCGGCATTCCACTGCTCGGCCCGGCGAAGTTCGAAGCGGTCGCGACGCTGAGCGAGGACGACTTCGTCGACGGCGGACTGTCGGTGATCCGCGACGGCTCCAATACGTCGAACGATGTGCTGTTGCGCGCCGCGGACGCGGTGTCACGCGGCCGAGTCGAAATGGGTGGTCTGAGCCTGCAGAGCATCGTGAACATCGACTCGATGTTCGGGGTGTCCAACACTGATCGGGAGGCGTACAAGTACGCCCGTTACAACGGGGTTATCCGTGACGCCATCAAGGTGCCGCCGGGTTCGTCGCTGCACCGTGACACGCCAATCTCCATGCAACTGCTGGTGCCGTCGGTGCGGCTGAATGTGGAGGCGTACGGGCTGTTGTCGACCATGGAACTGGCTGGGGTGACGGTGAACTGCTCTTCGAGCGGGGTGACCGTCGGGATCGATCTGGAGTCGGTGAACGACGATCTGCCCGAGTTGGTTGAGCTTGATCAGCAGGCGCAGCGGGGCCGTCGATGAGCGGCGTCGCGACCCTGCAGCGTCCCGCGCGCACCGATCAGGAATGGGCGCGGCAGATTTCACGTCGGCTCGACGTGCTCGAGAACCCGCGGTCACTGCGAGTGTCGGACTGGGTGATCAATTCTGTCGACGGGAAACTGATCGCGACGCGGCCCGGCCAGTCCGTCAACCTGGACAACCCCACTGGCCCGGTGTCGGTCGACCTGGGCAGCCTGCGCGGCTTCACCAGCACTGACCGTGAAGAGGTCGTCAACGAGGCGAAAACGTCGGCGTGGCAGGAGCTTTACGAGAAGCTCACCGGGCAGCTGAATCCGGTTGATGCGCTCAAGAGCCTGTCCGATTTCTTCCGCATCGAACTGGGCGGCCCGATCAGCGCCGACCGGATCCCGTTGATACCGCTGACGCATATCCGAGACATCAACCGCAACCTGATCCTCGACGGCGGGTTCGACACCGGCGACACCCTGCTGGGCCTGCCGGACTGGGCCCACGACGACACGGACGGCCGCAGCCAGCCCGGCTGTGCCGTCACAACGGCCGACGGCACCTCGCACGTCATCTACAGCAACGACATCCAGGTCGCCAAGGACGACAAGCTCAACCTGTCGGTGGCGGTGAAATGGGTTGGCCTGACAGCGTTGGCAGGCAGTGATGCGATCCGGCTCAACGTCGCCGCCTACGACGCAAGCGGCGTGATGATCGGCGGCGCCCCCACGATGGTGGCGTCGGTGGCCAGCCCGTCAGGCAACAGCGGCGGCACCAACGGGTGGGGCACCACGATCAGCGGCACCTACACGGTGCCGGACACCGCGGTGCTCGTCACCGTCGAGCTGACCGTAATGGCCAGCGCCACAGCGGGAACTGTGAAGTTCGACGACGCCGAGGCCCGCAAGACCGGCAGTTTCCTGCAGATGTACGTCAAGGATCTGCCCGCGGATCTCCAGTCACTGTTCGGGTGGATCGAGGCCACGGTCAACGCCGGGTTGGGTGCGCTGGGCATCCCGGCATTGGGCAGTCTGGCGGATAAGCTGCTCGACTTCCAGGATGGCCTGTCGGATCTGCAGGACGCCGCCGAGGACGCGTTCGCCAACGCGCAAAACGCACTCGGCGCCTTGTCCGACAAACTTGGTATCGGTGACTGGAACAACTGGCTGTCGGGGCAGTGGGACACGCTTCGTAATGCGCTGGCCAATAATCCGGCCAGTGTGTTGGGAAGCCTCCCGCAGTCGCTGATTGCTGGTTTGACGAACAAGATTCAGTTCTTGACTTCCGGTGGTCTGTTCGATGTCACGAAATTGTCGACGGCGAATGGGACAGCCCCGCAGTCGATAATCACTAATCTGCCTAGCGATCTGGGTTCGTTGCAGACAACGTTGAATCAGATCGGCGACATCTTCAACAACAATGTTGTGACGCCGGTCAACTCCATCGTGCAGTCGGTGAAAGATTGGTGGAATCAATGGTTCGGCGGCGGATCGTCGAACGCCATTCCGCTGTCGCAGAAGGGTTCCGCGAATGGCGTTGCCCCGCTGAATTCATCGTCTAAGGTGCCGACGAGCTATTTGGAGACGAACGTCAACAATGGTGTGGCGGGGTTGAATGGGTCGGGGAAGGTTGCAACGTCGTTGTTGGTGACCGACACGGCCAGCAATGTTCCGACGCTGGACACCAACGCGCTATTGAGGCGGACGCAGTTGCCTGTCTCGGCACCGAAAGTGGTGTCGATGACAAGCGCAGGCGGAGCTGTTGGAACCATCAACCTGAATACCACCGAGCAGTTGAACCTCTCCGTGCCTGTAGGGACTAGTATCGGCTGGCAGTTCTCCGGTTCTCCCCTTGACGGTCAGTCCTTACTTATTCGGATCAAGGACACCGGAACCGCGGTCCCATTGGGGTGGGCCACTATCGGCGGCGGCGCTTCATGGTTTAGACCTATTGGCGTAACTCTGCCAACAACAACGGTTGCCGGGAAATGGCTCTATGTCGGCTGCAAGTGGAACGCCGCCGACTCCGTGCTCGATGTGATCGCTGTAGGCCAGGAGGTCTGATGGCGAAACTTGAAACCCTCACCGATGATTTCACCACCCTGGACACCACCATCAAGTGGGCGATACTGGGCGGTGGCCCGTATGTCAGCGGCGGCACACTGCACCTCGGCGAAGACGACTACCTGGAAGCGCAAAGCGACTACGAGTTCACCGACTCGCATCTGCTGCTTGAGATTGTTCGAGGCAATCCGGCCCCTACCCTGTATTCGGCTGACTTCTCGACGGCAATCCAGTTCGGGTTGGACGGTATCGGCGGCATCGGCGTTGTCGACCTGTTGGCGACGGAGTTTCTGATCCACACAGGGCCTCTTGACCCGGCGGCGCTCCGGTGGTGGAAGCTGCGAGACGAGTCAGGCACCCTAATTTTGGAGACGTCGCCAGACGGATCGAACTGGACATCGCGAGGAACGGCGGCGAACCCGCTGCCCTCCACTGTGAGGATGGCGCTAATTCAGAGCGGGGTTGGCAGTGATCTGTCCGAGGTTGACAACATCAACTTGCCGACTGATATCCCGCCGATACCTGCCGATACGGGAAGGTTTTTCGCGTTCTTCTAGTCCGTTCGCGACCATGTTCGGCCGGTGAAGATGTGACTGATCGCGGACTCGCTTACGCCGAACATCTCGGCCAGTTCCTGGTGTTGGTAACCCGGCTTCGCCCGCAATTGGCGGATCTGTTCGACGTCATCCGCGGTGAGGACGCGGGTGCGTCCCTCGTGGCGTTTCGGAGGCTCCAACGGTCTGCCCTTGAGGAACCGGTGGTAATGCCAACTGCACAGCCCGCGGGCGTAAACCTTGCCGTCCTCGAAGTGACACACCCTCTCAGCCAGGTGTGCGCCGTCGCAATCGTCGATTGGACATCCGATTGGCGGTCTCCCCACGCGCTCATGATGCCATCAACCGGCTCGATGTATTGACGACTGCGACAGTCAGCCGGTGCACGCTGGGCCAGTGAGATGAGCATCCATGCCCTGGTTCCCGGATCGCCCTCACACCTCGTTGCTACGCAACGGCTGGGGCGCTGCACCGGACCACTCCGGTAGCCAGGTCGTCGCGCCGTCCTGGTGGGCCGTGCTCGGCATCGACGGTGCACTGTCCCTGCACATGGTCAGCGCCGTCGAGCTGGGCCAACTCCAGAACCTCGGAGTGGTGCGCGCCGTCGCGCTCGACCGCAGCGTGGCCCTGCAGAAGCTCGGCATGATCGCCGCCCAGCAGAGTCTCTCTGTCATCCGCACGGTTGGCCTGTCGACCCTCGGTGGCCTCGACGTCGCCCACCAGGTCGCCCTGGCCCGGTCGGTGGCGCTGACCCGTATCTCGACCATCGACGTGAACGCCCCCATCGTCACGACCAGCACGGTGGAGCTCGCCCAATTCACCGCGTTCGGTCTGCTCACCACGATCACGGCGGGGCGCCAGGTCGACCTGACCAAGATCGGCACGGCCGACGTCGCGCAGACGGTGCAGGCCGGGCGGGTCGTGGACCTGATGGCACTGAAGTTCTTGGACCTGGCGCGGACCGTGGTGGCCAGTGCCTCGGTGAG
It encodes the following:
- a CDS encoding helix-turn-helix domain-containing protein, with product MCHFEDGKVYARGLCSWHYHRFLKGRPLEPPKRHEGRTRVLTADDVEQIRQLRAKPGYQHQELAEMFGVSESAISHIFTGRTWSRTD